Proteins found in one Salvia splendens isolate huo1 chromosome 10, SspV2, whole genome shotgun sequence genomic segment:
- the LOC121750295 gene encoding two-component response regulator ORR9-like has translation MGMAVTDDQFHVLAVDDSVIDRKLIERLLKTSSFQVTTVDSGSKALEFLGWHGNEINMFSEASISPNNYQEVEVNLVITDYCMPGMTGYDLLKKIKESAFLRDIPVVIMSSENVPSRITRCLEEGAEEFFLKPMKLSDVNKLRPHMMRTKLKNDIIENGKPENEEKQENEKIITTGEADSEVQQFQTAQSLQQQTSQNNNNNNDNNKRKSMEEGLSPDRTRPRYSDLTVMSN, from the exons ATGGGCATGGCAGTAACAGATGATCAATTTCATGTTCTTGCTGTTGATGACAGCGTTattgatagaaaactgattgaGAGGCTTCTTAAGACATCCTCTTTCCAAG TCACCACAGTTGATTCTGGAAGCAAGGCTTTGGAATTTCTTGGTTGGCATGGAAATGAGATAAACATGTTCAGTGAAGCCTCTATTTCTCCAAATAATTATCAG gAAGTGGAAGTGAATCTTGTTATTACAGACTATTGTATGCCTGGGATGACAGGCTATGATTTGCTCAAGAAAATAAag GAATCTGCATTTTTGAGAGATATACCAGTAGTCATCATGTCCTCTGAAAATGTCCCTTCAAGAATAACCag ATGTTTAGAAGAAGGGGCAGAGGAATTTTTCCTGAAGCCAATGAAATTATCAGATGTGAATAAATTGAGGCCTCATATGATGAGAACCAAATTGAAGAATGACATTATTGAAAATGGAAAGCCAGAAAATGAGGAAAAGcaagaaaatgaaaagattaTTACAACAGGAGAAGCAGATTCAGAGGTGCAGCAGTTTCAGACAGCACAATCTTTGCAACAGCAGACGTCACAAAACAACAATAACAACAACGACAACAACAAGAGGAAATCTATGGAAGAAGGGCTTTCACCAGACAGAACTAGGCCCAGATACAGTGATCTCACTGTGATGTCCAAttaa